AGGAGGTCTATCATGGCTGTGGCAAAAGAAATTAATGTCGGGAAAAACGGTACCCCCATCAGGGTTACGGTAGCCTGTAATTACTCGCTATTGAGGGAGGGGCTGAGCAAGATATTGGAGGAAGACGAATGTATAGAGATAGTGGCTAAGGCCTCTAATTTGCCGGATCTGGTTAAGTCATGGAAAGACCTTAAATTCGACATTCTGCTTGTCGACCTTGACCTCTTGGGATTAAACCTGGCCAAGTTGCTAGACTTGCTCAAAAAGAACAAGGATACCAAGGTAATTCTAATAGTGGCCGATAACTACGATGAAGATATGCTACTAAGTGCCATTCGCCATGGAGTAAGAGGGTACATATCACAAAATATAGACTCAAACCAGCTTACCAAAGCGATTAAAGTCGTGAGCAACGGAGAGCTTTGGGTGGAAAGAAAGGTGATAGCGAAGGTCCTGGAATCCTTCTCCTCCTCCCCCCCTAAAGGGAAGGGTAAATCTCTATATAGCCTCACCGAAGCCGAGACAAAGATCGTGAAATTGGTTTTTAGCGGTTTAAACAACAAGGACATAGCCAGGGATATATTTTTAAGCGAAAAAACAGTGAAGTTTCATCTTTACAAGATTTACCGGAAGCTTTCCGTTAAAAGCAGGTCTCAGCTCATACTCTATGGCTTAAAGAAAGGATTTAATAACTGACCGTACAAGGCCGTTCTAATGCCATCGCCTGATTAAGTTCCGCATATCGCCGTATAGCGTATACCACAATCGTTCCGACACCGCCTGAATTCTCCGATTCAGGCAGTAGCGGATTATTTCTCTCCTTCTTATGAATCTCGATATACGCAACAAAAGGCTCAGTCCCGGAGCCTACGGAGCCTGAAATCTGCCAGAAAAACAGGGAATAGATAGGGAAAAAGAGGCAGGTTATCATAGTATACATATTAAAACAGGCTAAAGGAGCATGATGTGTCTGAAGAGAAATGGGAACATAATTTTGTCGAGGTAAACGGCATTCGCATGCATTATGTAAGCGCCGGGTCAGGGCCGCTCGTTTTGCTGCTCCACGGGTTTCCCGAGTTTTGGTACTCCTGGCGCCATCAAATTCCAGTCCTGTCTGAAAATTTCCATGTAGTTGCGCCGGACATGCGGGGATACAATAAAACGGACAAACCGTCCAGGATAGAAGACTATTCCGCTACCAACCTCATCGGTGATGTTGCCGGTCTAATCCAAAAACTATCTCCCGATGACAAAAAGGCTATACTCGTTGGACACGATTGGGGCGGGGCGATTGCTTGGATGGTGGCGATGTTCGAGCCCCAGCTAATAGAAAAGCTAATTATATTGAATGTGGGACACCCGGGCGCACGCAACCGGAAGGGCTTTCTTGACTTCGACCAGATGAAAAGGAGCTGGTACATGTTTTTCTTTCTGTTACCCGAGGTCCCGGAGGAGGTTCTGTCACGAGATGATTTTGAGGTCTTGAAGAAGATGGTTTTTGACATCGCTTCGAGAAAGGAAGCATTCTCCGAAGAGGATGTCGAAAAATACGTTTCCAGTTGGAAGGAGCCGGGGGCTCTAACCGGAGCGATAAACTATTATAGGGCCATTCCCAATGCTTCATACTGGAAAGAACTGGGGAAACCCCGGAATTTCCCGCCAATCAAGGCCCCGACGCTCCTTATTTGGGGAGAGGATGACCCCTTCCTCGGCAAGCAGCTCACCGAGAATACGGAAGAATTCATCGATGCCCCGTTTCGTCTTGAATTCATCCAAAACTGTAGCCATTGGGTGCAGCAGGAAGCCCCCGATGAGGTTAGCAGATTGATACTGGATTTTTTGGGTGTTGGTTAGTGTGGGTTAGCCTATACAGGGTTTTCAACTTTTGAGGCTCCACCCTTTTATATCTTCTAATCAAAGAACGTGTCTCTTAATGTCTATTATTTTCTGAGCCTGATAGCACTCGCATCAGCTCAGAGGCCAAGAAAAGTTTGTTTCTTTTCCTGCCCTTTACCTCTTCGAGGAATCCTATTTCCATAAGCCTCGAAACTCCCCTTTTCACGGAAATAAATGGTATATTCCATTTTTTACTAAGACCAGAAATTGAAATAACCGGATTAAGAAAAATCTCGTCAACCAACCTATGCGCAGATTCGGGGATTTTTTTGGTTCTTTCAAGCTTCTTCTGATACTTGGCATGTAAATCAAGTATCTTTTTAGCATCCGATATAGCACCTCTTGACTGAATTGTTACACCACGTAGGAAAAATTCTATCCATCTTCTCCACTCTCCTTTCTGACTAACATCAAGCAATCTGGAATAATACTCATTCCTGAATCGTTCAAAGAATGCCGATAGATAAAGGAGCGGTTGAGTTAAGTATCCTCTTTCACAGAGAAAGAAAGTGATTAAGAGTCTTCCAATACGGCCATTGCCGTCAAGAAATGGATGAATAGCCTCAAACTGGTAATGCATAAGAGCACATTGGATTAAAGGAGCCTCGTCCTGGTCTAAATTTAGGTATTCTTCCCACTCACCTAGTGCTTGATTCATCTCTTCCACAGGTGGCGGCACATATATAGCCTCGTTGAGCAAGCACCCCGGTGGGCCTATCCAGTTCTGACTCTGGCGTAGCTCTCCAGGTGTAAGCTGTTCACCTCGAACACCTTTCATTAAAATCTTATGAATCTCCTTTATTAACCTAGTAGAAATAGGCAAGTCTTTTAGACGCGTAAGTCCATATTCCATTGCCTGGACATAATTGTGGACCTCACGAACATCAGGGACTTTTGGTTCCTCTGTTTCAGCGGCCTCAAAGAAAAATAGATCGCTTAGCGCAGCTTGAGTGCCCTCGATTCGTGAACTTGAAACCGCCTCACGCCTGATATAAGGCGCGATGAGGAGATATGGGTTTGCCAGTAACCTCCCAGTACCTGACAATTCCCCTAGCAGCCTATCGGCCTCGGAAAGAAGACGTATTAACTCTTTATCATATTTTATTTCTGGCGGTAACGGATTTGGCACGAATGCCCAATAGTCTTTTAAAGTGTTTATACACCTTCCGGCAGAAGAATTTTTAAAGTTTGTAGGATCCACTATCAAACACCCTTATAATACATAGACTTCCGCTTATTGACGGATATGTTAATAACCAACAGTCATATTAACGGATAAGGCCGAAAGCGTCAATAAGACAGGTTATTATTGACGGATACAGCAATAACGCGCAAAGAATTAATAATCTAAAAGCTGAATCCAAATCATATAAGATTTTTGCGTGATTACAATGTATTACAACAACTTTCCCTTTCAATCCAAAAACACACTAACCCCCAGCAGGAAAAGGTTGGTGTTTATGCTTCGGTTGGGCATGTTTGTGCCGGAGTTGGACATATGATGTACTCGCCAGGAGGCATCTACCGCTACCTGATTGGTCAGAAAATAATGAAGACCTAACCCGGTTTGAGGATAAAATATAAGACCGTCCTCCTGACTCTCAAGATTGAAATCGAGATAGCCGATACCTGCACCTAATCCAGCGTATGGTATCAATCGTTCCCGGGCGAGGAAATTGTATCTCATCATGAAGTTTGCACCTACTGATGCTCCTCTCTCTGGCTCGAAGTTGGTGATGAATTGCCCCTCGACCAGGAGGTCAAAATTTCCTCTGTACCACTTGTTTACCGCCTTCATATCGGAGAGGCCAAAGCCAATGCTTGGAAAGATGGCCAGAAGCTCCACTTTACGTCCGTCCTGGTCGCCGACAAAGCCGATAGAGAAGCCATCTCCATAACCGGATATCAAACTCACGTAGTTTTTACCTTTACCGAAACGGTTCCGAGGGGAGTCCTCGGACCTTGCCGGGAAAAAGAGAAAGAGAAGACTGAAAGAGTACACCAGCAGGATTAGCCACAGTCCGAATCTTTTGCCGATGAGCCTTCGCATTTCATTGTCGGTGAATAGCACGAGAAGTGGCAACGGATTACCTTTCTTTTGATAAACAGTTCCCGTAGAAATAAAAGGGGGTAAGGTAGTATCAAAAAAAGTAGTCCACCAAGCGGCTCAAGATACCTTATTCTTTATCTCCACGAATTTACTCTCAATCTCCTCCACCTTTTTCTTCGACTCAGTCAGTTTTTTCTGCTGGGTTTTGTAGAAGTTCTTGAGGGGTACGAGAGAATCAAGAATCTGCATCTTCACACCCTCCAGGTCGCGTTCAAACTGAGAGCTTACACTGGTGGTAAGCTCTTCGATCAATGTATCAACCTTGGTGCTGAATTCCTTCATGGCGTCCCTTCTTTTCTTGGGAAGTATGGCAAATGCCGTAGCCATGATGGCGATCGTGGTCAGTATTCCGGTCACATCCACTATAAGCGAGGAGAAGGCGGAGATGACCGCTGCACCGAGTGCCAGCGAGCCCACCTGAACACCTAAAACCGAAGCCACCGCACCTCTTGCCGAATCGACAATGTTGCCGCCTAACATGGCTGGGTCGATCTGCTTTCGCCTCATCTCCAGCTCAGACCTCACCGTATCTATGAGCTGCATCCGGTTGAATGAGAAGCCGGTGCCGTCTTTGAGTGATTCCGGCTGAATGGATTTACGGTAAAAATCTATGGCGCTGTCCATGAGGGTCCTGGAAGAGCGTTCCGCCCAGGCTACCATGGCCTCCAGGTCTTTTTCCAATTCCTTGACCGTCTGGTGGGAAACCTTGTATTCAAATTCCTTGGCGATTTTCTCCTTTCTGACCAGTTTAAACACGTTTTCAAATCGGATGAGGTCATCGATAAATTCTATCCCCCTTGTCTTGAATTCCAGGAGCCGGCTCCTTATCCTCTCGGTGAACTGTCTGGAGTTTTCCAATACTT
The sequence above is drawn from the Thermodesulfobacteriota bacterium genome and encodes:
- a CDS encoding response regulator transcription factor; the encoded protein is MAVAKEINVGKNGTPIRVTVACNYSLLREGLSKILEEDECIEIVAKASNLPDLVKSWKDLKFDILLVDLDLLGLNLAKLLDLLKKNKDTKVILIVADNYDEDMLLSAIRHGVRGYISQNIDSNQLTKAIKVVSNGELWVERKVIAKVLESFSSSPPKGKGKSLYSLTEAETKIVKLVFSGLNNKDIARDIFLSEKTVKFHLYKIYRKLSVKSRSQLILYGLKKGFNN
- a CDS encoding alpha/beta hydrolase, giving the protein MSEEKWEHNFVEVNGIRMHYVSAGSGPLVLLLHGFPEFWYSWRHQIPVLSENFHVVAPDMRGYNKTDKPSRIEDYSATNLIGDVAGLIQKLSPDDKKAILVGHDWGGAIAWMVAMFEPQLIEKLIILNVGHPGARNRKGFLDFDQMKRSWYMFFFLLPEVPEEVLSRDDFEVLKKMVFDIASRKEAFSEEDVEKYVSSWKEPGALTGAINYYRAIPNASYWKELGKPRNFPPIKAPTLLIWGEDDPFLGKQLTENTEEFIDAPFRLEFIQNCSHWVQQEAPDEVSRLILDFLGVG
- a CDS encoding Fic family protein, which codes for MDPTNFKNSSAGRCINTLKDYWAFVPNPLPPEIKYDKELIRLLSEADRLLGELSGTGRLLANPYLLIAPYIRREAVSSSRIEGTQAALSDLFFFEAAETEEPKVPDVREVHNYVQAMEYGLTRLKDLPISTRLIKEIHKILMKGVRGEQLTPGELRQSQNWIGPPGCLLNEAIYVPPPVEEMNQALGEWEEYLNLDQDEAPLIQCALMHYQFEAIHPFLDGNGRIGRLLITFFLCERGYLTQPLLYLSAFFERFRNEYYSRLLDVSQKGEWRRWIEFFLRGVTIQSRGAISDAKKILDLHAKYQKKLERTKKIPESAHRLVDEIFLNPVISISGLSKKWNIPFISVKRGVSRLMEIGFLEEVKGRKRNKLFLASELMRVLSGSENNRH
- a CDS encoding acyloxyacyl hydrolase, producing MPLLVLFTDNEMRRLIGKRFGLWLILLVYSFSLLFLFFPARSEDSPRNRFGKGKNYVSLISGYGDGFSIGFVGDQDGRKVELLAIFPSIGFGLSDMKAVNKWYRGNFDLLVEGQFITNFEPERGASVGANFMMRYNFLARERLIPYAGLGAGIGYLDFNLESQEDGLIFYPQTGLGLHYFLTNQVAVDASWRVHHMSNSGTNMPNRSINTNLFLLGVSVFLD